A section of the Verrucomicrobium sp. GAS474 genome encodes:
- a CDS encoding arsenate reductase family protein, which produces MLKIYTYSGCDTCRKALKFLTSRGIAHTNIPIRETPPSKAELQAMLKEYGGDRRKLFNTSGQDYRALGLGEKFPAMSEAEAIALLGSNGNLVKRPFLIGKDILRVGFKEEEWGAVLG; this is translated from the coding sequence GTGCTTAAAATCTATACCTACTCCGGTTGCGACACCTGCCGGAAAGCGTTGAAATTTCTTACCTCCCGGGGCATCGCGCATACCAACATCCCCATCCGCGAGACCCCGCCGTCGAAGGCCGAACTCCAGGCCATGCTGAAGGAATACGGCGGCGATCGGCGGAAGCTTTTCAACACCTCCGGACAGGATTATCGGGCGCTGGGTCTGGGAGAAAAATTCCCCGCCATGTCCGAAGCCGAAGCGATCGCCCTGCTCGGCTCCAACGGCAATCTCGTCAAAAGGCCTTTCCTCATCGGCAAAGACATTCTACGCGTCGGATTCAAGGAAGAGGAATGGGGCGCGGTTCTGGGCTAA
- a CDS encoding polysaccharide biosynthesis/export family protein → MSSPLLARLLLLVLLPLLASCMGETGSTSTAPAANPGAETPFATLPTAPAGVNDPAPATTTTIATPAPAPAPTLNDDPSGDILRPGDILTIRLTGVPNEESFISEMKVDEKGDISMPYIPTSFRAAGYTSTRLKQAIEDAYRSRHIFTTPNITIVPQARFVNVNGEVRSPQRIVFTNDLTALKAVTACGGFTDFANRRDIQILRKTGVLHLNALEAIKNPSIDIPLQAGDQVQIPRSIF, encoded by the coding sequence ATGTCCTCCCCCCTTCTTGCCCGCCTCCTCCTCCTCGTCCTCCTCCCCCTCCTCGCCTCCTGCATGGGGGAGACCGGCAGCACCTCCACCGCTCCCGCCGCCAATCCGGGAGCCGAAACCCCCTTCGCCACCCTCCCCACTGCCCCCGCAGGCGTCAACGACCCCGCTCCCGCGACGACCACGACGATCGCCACTCCCGCCCCCGCACCGGCGCCCACGCTGAACGACGACCCTTCCGGCGACATCCTCCGCCCCGGGGACATCCTCACCATCCGCCTCACCGGCGTCCCGAACGAGGAGAGCTTCATCAGCGAAATGAAGGTCGACGAGAAGGGCGATATCTCGATGCCCTACATCCCGACTTCCTTCCGGGCCGCCGGATATACCTCAACCCGGTTGAAGCAGGCAATCGAGGACGCCTATCGCAGCCGCCATATCTTCACCACGCCGAACATCACCATCGTCCCCCAGGCCCGCTTTGTGAACGTCAACGGCGAGGTCCGTTCCCCCCAGCGCATCGTCTTCACCAACGACTTGACCGCCCTCAAGGCCGTCACGGCCTGCGGCGGCTTCACCGACTTCGCCAACCGCCGGGACATCCAGATCCTCCGCAAGACCGGCGTCCTCCATCTCAACGCCCTCGAGGCGATCAAGAACCCCTCCATCGACATTCCGCTCCAGGCCGGAGACCAGGTTCAGATCCCCCGTTCCATTTTTTAA